A single window of Acinetobacter wuhouensis DNA harbors:
- a CDS encoding sensor histidine kinase translates to MQQSQSDRHSTSSWFTRLRFHCIVFFYILFGLMQTAFAETRLEIDPKNQNNKCSAQIISTQVAKAKSDLAVVPQTGWIDVKLPDNWEKRWDNYTGSAWYKVVWRLNCSESISAPPFAFVVDRINMAGIVYSNNELIWRDASLVEPLSRSWNKPRYWLLPSSSLKQEHNEILVRVVGVQSQKSGLGVVKIGDVKSITDLHKELVFERRTLFLINLLITMVLGTIGFLIWLFRRQETAFGWFSINSLFWSLFICNTLLTAPFPFTDSLLHARLNIIFLLVYAYTACLFVWRFSHEKFKHLEKTLATFVLLFSLALLLTPDDHLSTVMSIAFLYSSVIYILNCFFIQWIAYKKKKIDIYLLAAVFMLFMVIMLHDLSLMSNSNLESIYWTPFAAPITSLAISFILSWRIARNMRHIEKFNQTLEETVETVTFDLEQSLAKKHHLQLENMRLQERLNLSHELHDGLGGSIVRSMILLDHAENVEKNQVMSMFKLLRSDLRQVIDSGSSIGAKTPESPVMWVAPLRHRFVQIFEEMEIESTWIFSNHWNIKPPPLYCLTLSRVTEEALTNIVKHSDATDVEVSLFENDQNELILEIKDNGHGFEVNAVEKGLHVGLQSMQVRIKRLGGELEITSQSGLTVIRAILPMKE, encoded by the coding sequence ATGCAACAGAGCCAAAGCGATCGACACAGCACGTCATCTTGGTTTACTCGACTAAGATTTCACTGTATTGTTTTTTTCTATATTTTATTCGGGTTGATGCAAACAGCCTTTGCAGAAACTCGTCTTGAAATTGATCCTAAAAATCAAAATAACAAGTGTTCAGCTCAGATTATAAGTACACAAGTGGCTAAAGCTAAAAGTGATTTGGCTGTTGTTCCTCAAACAGGTTGGATCGATGTCAAACTTCCAGACAACTGGGAAAAACGCTGGGACAACTATACAGGTTCAGCTTGGTATAAAGTTGTTTGGCGTTTAAATTGCTCCGAAAGTATCAGCGCCCCCCCCTTTGCCTTTGTCGTCGATCGAATAAATATGGCAGGTATTGTTTATAGCAATAACGAACTAATATGGCGTGATGCCTCACTTGTAGAACCCTTATCTAGGAGTTGGAATAAGCCTCGCTATTGGTTACTTCCCTCTTCATCATTGAAGCAAGAGCACAATGAGATTTTAGTTCGTGTCGTCGGTGTCCAATCCCAAAAATCAGGACTGGGCGTTGTTAAAATTGGAGACGTAAAAAGTATTACCGATCTACATAAAGAATTAGTCTTTGAACGCAGAACTTTATTCCTCATCAATTTATTAATTACTATGGTTTTAGGAACCATAGGTTTTTTAATTTGGTTATTCAGACGTCAGGAAACTGCTTTTGGCTGGTTTAGTATAAATTCTTTGTTTTGGTCACTTTTTATTTGCAATACGCTTTTGACTGCACCATTTCCGTTTACAGATTCTTTGTTACATGCCAGATTAAATATTATATTTTTATTGGTATACGCATATACAGCATGCTTATTTGTTTGGCGATTTAGCCATGAAAAATTTAAGCATTTAGAAAAAACGTTAGCCACATTCGTACTATTATTTAGCTTGGCTCTGCTCCTCACTCCAGATGATCATTTGTCTACAGTTATGTCCATCGCTTTTTTATACAGCAGTGTAATTTATATTTTAAATTGTTTTTTTATTCAGTGGATTGCTTATAAAAAGAAAAAAATAGATATTTATCTGCTTGCGGCAGTATTTATGTTATTCATGGTGATTATGCTCCATGACCTGTCTTTGATGTCGAATAGTAATTTGGAATCCATTTATTGGACACCATTTGCAGCACCAATCACTAGCCTTGCCATATCTTTTATCCTCTCTTGGCGTATTGCACGTAATATGCGCCATATCGAGAAATTTAATCAAACACTTGAGGAAACAGTCGAAACCGTAACATTTGATCTTGAGCAATCTTTAGCTAAAAAGCATCATTTACAACTCGAAAATATGCGTTTACAAGAACGCCTAAACCTTTCACATGAGTTGCATGATGGCTTAGGTGGCTCGATTGTGCGCTCAATGATTTTGCTTGATCACGCTGAAAATGTTGAAAAAAATCAAGTCATGTCTATGTTTAAGTTACTTCGAAGTGACCTCAGACAAGTGATTGATTCTGGATCAAGTATTGGTGCAAAAACTCCTGAAAGCCCTGTGATGTGGGTTGCACCTCTTCGACATCGATTTGTACAGATTTTTGAAGAAATGGAAATTGAATCCACATGGATTTTTTCTAATCACTGGAATATTAAGCCACCACCATTATATTGCTTAACATTATCCCGTGTGACAGAAGAGGCTTTAACCAACATTGTCAAACATAGCGATGCCACAGATGTCGAAGTCTCATTGTTTGAGAATGATCAAAATGAACTGATCTTAGAAATTAAAGACAATGGTCATGGCTTTGAAGTGAATGCTGTTGAGAAAGGACTACATGTAGGACTACAAAGTATGCAAGTCAGAATTAAACGTCTGGGTGGAGAGTTAGAAATTACTTCACAATCTGGTTTAACTGTGATTCGCGCTATTTTACCGATGAAAGAATAA
- a CDS encoding LuxR C-terminal-related transcriptional regulator, with translation MVNNDLSLPVPVIVVEDEPLIQQRLNDILLAIGYQAENLYFAQDLSQANKLLEKYSASFALVDLGLPDGNGIEFIESLKKYDPTITILVISAWSTEDAILNALSAGATGYVLKERDDLEVSLSIKSVLRGGAPIDPFIAQKILKQLQLNEKITPNKPSNEQKTNDIEAVLSKREMGILELVSQGLSNKEIADQLSLSRYTVESHIKHIYRKLAVCNRAKAIDTARHLGLLD, from the coding sequence ATGGTAAATAATGATTTAAGTTTACCCGTGCCTGTAATTGTGGTCGAGGATGAACCATTAATTCAACAAAGGTTAAATGATATTTTGCTTGCAATCGGTTACCAAGCAGAAAACCTATACTTTGCACAAGATTTATCTCAAGCCAACAAGCTTTTAGAAAAATACTCAGCTTCATTTGCATTGGTTGATTTGGGCTTACCCGATGGCAATGGCATCGAATTTATAGAAAGCTTAAAAAAGTATGATCCAACCATCACCATACTGGTGATTTCGGCATGGAGTACAGAAGATGCTATTTTGAATGCATTAAGTGCAGGTGCAACAGGTTATGTCCTAAAAGAAAGAGATGATTTAGAAGTGTCATTATCTATAAAAAGTGTACTTCGTGGAGGAGCTCCTATTGATCCATTCATTGCACAAAAAATCTTAAAACAGTTACAGCTCAATGAAAAAATTACACCCAATAAACCGAGTAATGAACAAAAAACAAATGATATTGAAGCAGTACTTTCAAAACGAGAAATGGGGATTTTAGAACTCGTCTCGCAAGGGCTGAGTAATAAAGAGATCGCAGATCAACTGAGCCTATCACGTTATACCGTTGAATCTCATATCAAACATATTTATCGGAAACTTGCGGTATGCAACAGAGCCAAAGCGATCGACACAGCACGTCATCTTGGTTTACTCGACTAA
- a CDS encoding ESPR-type extended signal peptide-containing protein, with product MNKIFKKIWSKTQGCMVVVSENAKSEGKNNTTTGIICEDSAQVGVAESKTSSLKRASLSILAVGVMSAMGSNAWADQDSCVTLTYNTQGYVCYEIAADGSVNYSQIVLGGGTASTTISGVAGDATDLADDATSSGTNAANLNQIRAVNTIATEAQQTANNASSAAAAAQAKADTSVQYDAGNGSITLAANSGTGTTIKNLAGAVDAGTSEYVADATDNQNAANLGQLRTVHGVANDAKTAAGTAEINATQALTLAENSVQYTNATKSVIKLGGADGTTIKNVAGTVGQIKNVNPANDLNAANLGQVRAAYQAADAAQSKANNALGLRGDENIFTARNLIIADVAGDATDLADDAISSGTNAANLTQVRKVNETAVDAKEAADEALSYFDGANGVNSFTVGKNNIANAQGSMSVGTNNKIQDDTAKNSIAVGKGNTIHAANASAFGRQNEVSGVGSVAFGRENTIQSAATNGSAFGINNTVNGENAVAVGFKSQANAKNSVAMGNGAIVAAGADSSIALGTGSEATEANTVSVGDATTQRRIVNLAEGTADTDAVNVQQLNKAKTDLTADINTLDTKLTDDIGALDTKLTGDIGALDTKLTGDIGALDTKLTGDIGVLDTKLTGDIGALDTKLTGEIGTLDTKLTGDIAILSDKAVQYASSTKDEVVLGGAAGTTIKNVAGTESDIVEDGKNAANVGQVFSVQTTAQQALDDAKQANDWIDQVNPLFAGNNYTDNVVFGRGNSAEGVFATAVGIQNTASGDVSSAFGAFNEASGDASSAMGAGNTASGLASSAIGAGNKASGQFSAAVGTFNYAAETGSTALGGAAGSSQLNIGLNKAGTKITSINGIPVTASSLDTNSITAINGVTVTSAQREDFLNAVQNGGSVSFGAYSTAVGSKNTAIGTASTALGHNNLALGENSTVLGVNSQATKENAIAIGSSSSATAKNAISVGSESKAEAVNAIALGNQSSVSTGAKNGIAIGNAASVTKDAANSIALGSGSLADKANTLSVGSTGNERTISNLAAGEADTDAVNVKQLKDQIQNDLGDLPELAVKYDSSAKDTITLGNGTQTAKITNLTKADLSATSSDAVTGAQLFETNAKVTAVETGVGAINTRLDSTKLALGGNSAAVGNNTTAVGAYNVAVKKGSSALGASGKVGTFVNNPDDAFITINGYTVQVEKDSNDVITKLNGEVVDADTLAAIEAAAKNGGNITLGKYSTAVGNANLVIGNNSVALGDNNFVSANNAVALGSGSVADEDNTVSVGNSSTQRRITNVAAGTNANDAVNYAQLSNISSQTQAWIGGGANYATGTAPTFTIRGQSYDNVGSSFEAVDKALSGLDQSIADSLTSAKQYADQQAADALAQAKADATSKANTAESNANGYTDQAKKDAITSSNQHTDTEIKGVYDEMDKRGQYISINGSSAAASGNGSVAAGTAANASGAASMALGNGAQSTGVQSIALGDGARAYGVQSISIGTGNTVSGNHSGAIGDPSTVTGNNSYALGNNNNVSGDNAFAIGNSITTSAKNSVTLGNESTNTRDNTVSVGSAESQRQITNVAAGTADTDAVNVSQMKQGNVDTLASAKSYTDSKVESLERSFRNMDDRFDRQGAMSAAMLNMATSTAGLQGQNRIGVAAGFQGSEQAVAIGYQRLVNENVSLSVGGAFTKEEASGGVGIGFGW from the coding sequence ATGAACAAGATATTTAAGAAAATTTGGAGTAAGACACAGGGGTGTATGGTTGTTGTGTCTGAAAATGCTAAAAGTGAAGGTAAAAATAATACCACTACAGGTATTATTTGTGAGGATTCAGCTCAAGTAGGTGTAGCTGAGTCTAAGACGTCGAGTTTGAAGCGTGCGAGTTTAAGTATTTTGGCTGTAGGCGTGATGTCTGCAATGGGGAGCAATGCTTGGGCTGATCAAGACTCGTGTGTAACTCTTACTTACAACACTCAAGGATATGTATGCTATGAGATAGCTGCTGATGGTTCTGTTAATTATTCACAGATCGTGTTAGGTGGTGGGACTGCTAGTACAACGATTTCAGGTGTAGCGGGTGATGCAACAGATCTTGCAGATGATGCGACATCATCTGGAACTAATGCAGCAAATTTAAATCAAATTCGTGCAGTAAATACTATTGCAACTGAAGCACAACAAACAGCAAATAACGCGTCAAGTGCAGCAGCTGCTGCACAAGCAAAAGCAGATACATCAGTTCAGTATGATGCAGGAAATGGCTCTATCACATTAGCTGCTAATAGTGGTACTGGTACTACGATTAAAAACTTGGCGGGTGCAGTAGATGCTGGAACTAGTGAATACGTTGCTGATGCTACAGATAATCAAAATGCAGCAAATCTAGGTCAATTACGTACTGTACATGGAGTAGCAAATGATGCAAAAACTGCAGCGGGAACAGCAGAAATTAATGCAACGCAAGCATTAACATTAGCAGAAAATTCAGTTCAGTACACTAATGCAACTAAAAGTGTTATCAAATTAGGTGGCGCTGATGGAACTACCATTAAAAACGTGGCGGGTACGGTAGGTCAAATAAAAAATGTTAATCCGGCAAATGATCTAAATGCGGCAAATTTAGGTCAAGTTCGAGCAGCATATCAAGCAGCAGATGCAGCACAATCAAAAGCTAACAACGCCCTCGGATTAAGAGGTGATGAAAACATATTCACTGCGCGTAATCTAATCATTGCTGATGTGGCGGGTGATGCAACAGATCTTGCAGATGATGCGATATCATCTGGAACTAATGCAGCAAATTTAACTCAAGTGCGTAAAGTAAATGAGACTGCAGTTGATGCAAAAGAAGCAGCAGATGAAGCATTATCATATTTTGATGGTGCAAATGGCGTAAACAGCTTCACTGTGGGTAAAAACAATATTGCAAATGCTCAAGGAAGCATGTCAGTTGGTACAAATAACAAAATCCAAGATGATACAGCTAAAAACAGTATTGCTGTAGGTAAAGGCAATACGATTCATGCTGCAAATGCATCTGCATTTGGTCGCCAGAATGAAGTAAGTGGGGTTGGTTCTGTTGCATTTGGTCGTGAAAATACAATTCAAAGTGCTGCTACAAATGGTAGTGCGTTCGGTATAAACAATACGGTTAATGGGGAAAATGCTGTCGCTGTAGGTTTTAAATCTCAAGCTAACGCGAAAAATTCTGTTGCGATGGGTAACGGTGCTATCGTAGCTGCTGGTGCTGATAGTTCTATAGCTTTAGGTACAGGTTCAGAGGCGACAGAAGCTAACACTGTTTCAGTTGGGGATGCTACAACTCAGCGTCGTATTGTAAATCTTGCTGAAGGTACAGCGGATACAGATGCAGTAAATGTTCAACAGTTGAACAAGGCAAAAACAGATCTTACAGCTGACATTAATACTTTAGATACTAAACTTACAGATGATATCGGTGCTTTAGATACCAAACTTACAGGTGATATCGGTGCTTTAGATACCAAACTTACAGGTGATATCGGTGCTTTAGATACTAAACTTACAGGTGATATTGGTGTTTTAGATACCAAACTTACAGGTGATATCGGTGCTTTAGATACCAAACTTACGGGTGAAATCGGTACTTTAGATACTAAACTTACAGGTGATATAGCTATCCTCTCTGACAAAGCAGTTCAGTATGCATCTTCAACCAAAGATGAAGTCGTGCTTGGTGGGGCAGCTGGAACTACAATCAAAAATGTTGCGGGTACAGAAAGTGATATTGTAGAAGATGGTAAAAATGCTGCAAACGTAGGGCAAGTATTTAGTGTTCAAACGACTGCACAACAAGCATTGGATGATGCAAAACAAGCCAATGATTGGATTGATCAAGTTAATCCATTATTTGCAGGTAATAACTACACAGACAATGTGGTATTTGGTCGTGGTAATTCTGCTGAAGGTGTTTTTGCGACAGCTGTGGGAATTCAAAATACAGCTTCTGGTGATGTAAGTAGCGCATTTGGTGCATTTAATGAAGCTTCTGGTGACGCAAGTAGCGCTATGGGTGCAGGAAATACAGCTTCAGGCTTAGCTAGTAGTGCTATCGGTGCAGGAAATAAAGCTTCAGGTCAATTCAGTGCTGCGGTGGGTACTTTTAACTATGCAGCAGAAACAGGAAGTACAGCTCTAGGTGGTGCGGCAGGATCATCGCAATTAAATATTGGATTGAATAAAGCAGGTACTAAGATTACATCGATTAATGGTATTCCAGTGACTGCTTCAAGTCTAGATACTAATAGCATTACAGCAATTAATGGTGTAACCGTAACCTCTGCTCAGAGAGAAGATTTTCTAAACGCTGTTCAAAATGGTGGTAGTGTTTCATTTGGTGCATATAGCACTGCTGTAGGAAGTAAAAATACAGCGATCGGCACCGCAAGTACAGCCTTGGGGCATAATAACTTAGCACTTGGTGAGAACAGCACTGTTTTAGGTGTAAACAGTCAGGCGACAAAAGAAAATGCAATCGCAATTGGTTCGAGTAGTTCAGCAACAGCAAAAAATGCAATTTCTGTCGGTAGTGAAAGTAAAGCAGAAGCTGTAAATGCAATCGCATTGGGGAATCAGTCATCTGTAAGCACAGGTGCAAAAAATGGTATTGCAATAGGTAATGCTGCTTCAGTAACGAAAGATGCAGCAAATTCGATTGCATTGGGTTCAGGGTCTCTTGCTGATAAAGCGAACACATTGTCTGTGGGTAGTACAGGAAATGAAAGAACCATTTCTAACCTAGCTGCGGGTGAAGCAGACACAGATGCTGTCAATGTCAAACAGTTGAAAGATCAAATTCAAAATGATCTTGGCGATTTGCCAGAACTTGCAGTTAAATACGACTCAAGTGCTAAAGATACAATTACTTTAGGTAATGGTACTCAAACTGCAAAAATCACTAATTTAACAAAAGCAGATCTTAGTGCGACTTCTTCAGATGCAGTGACTGGCGCTCAATTATTTGAAACAAATGCAAAAGTGACTGCTGTTGAAACTGGTGTAGGTGCTATTAATACACGCCTAGACTCTACTAAGTTGGCTTTAGGTGGTAATTCTGCAGCAGTTGGAAATAATACAACAGCTGTCGGCGCATACAATGTTGCTGTTAAAAAAGGAAGTAGTGCGCTAGGTGCTTCAGGTAAAGTAGGAACATTTGTCAACAATCCAGATGATGCGTTTATTACAATCAATGGCTATACAGTCCAAGTTGAAAAAGACAGTAACGATGTCATCACTAAGTTGAATGGTGAAGTTGTTGATGCGGATACTTTGGCAGCAATTGAAGCGGCAGCTAAAAATGGCGGTAACATCACACTTGGTAAATACAGTACTGCTGTTGGTAATGCGAACCTTGTAATAGGTAACAACAGTGTTGCACTGGGTGATAACAACTTTGTATCTGCAAACAATGCTGTAGCATTAGGCTCTGGTTCTGTAGCAGATGAAGACAATACCGTTTCTGTCGGTAATTCTTCTACGCAACGCCGTATCACCAATGTGGCTGCGGGTACAAATGCTAACGATGCTGTGAACTATGCACAACTTTCTAATATTAGTTCACAAACTCAAGCGTGGATTGGTGGGGGAGCAAATTATGCAACAGGTACAGCACCTACATTTACCATTCGTGGACAAAGCTATGACAATGTCGGTTCTAGTTTTGAAGCTGTAGATAAAGCGCTTTCTGGTTTAGATCAATCCATTGCAGATAGCTTAACAAGTGCTAAGCAATATGCTGATCAGCAAGCTGCAGATGCTTTAGCACAAGCAAAAGCGGATGCGACTTCAAAAGCAAATACAGCTGAAAGCAATGCTAATGGCTATACAGACCAAGCGAAGAAAGATGCAATCACATCTTCAAATCAACATACAGATACTGAAATCAAAGGTGTCTATGATGAAATGGATAAGCGTGGTCAATATATCAGCATCAATGGTTCAAGTGCAGCGGCAAGTGGCAACGGAAGTGTAGCCGCTGGAACGGCAGCAAATGCATCAGGTGCAGCTTCGATGGCACTTGGAAATGGTGCTCAATCTACAGGTGTTCAATCTATCGCATTGGGTGATGGTGCTAGAGCATATGGTGTTCAATCAATTAGTATCGGTACTGGAAATACTGTGTCTGGAAATCACTCTGGTGCAATCGGTGACCCAAGTACTGTAACAGGCAACAACAGCTATGCATTGGGTAATAACAACAATGTGAGTGGTGATAATGCATTTGCAATCGGTAATAGCATTACAACTTCCGCGAAAAACTCAGTAACTTTGGGTAATGAGTCTACTAACACTCGTGATAACACAGTTTCAGTAGGTTCTGCAGAAAGCCAACGTCAAATTACTAATGTGGCTGCTGGTACAGCAGATACTGATGCAGTCAATGTTTCTCAAATGAAACAAGGTAATGTTGATACACTAGCAAGTGCAAAATCTTATACAGATAGCAAAGTTGAAAGTTTAGAACGTAGCTTCCGAAATATGGATGACCGTTTTGACCGTCAAGGTGCGATGAGCGCGGCAATGTTAAATATGGCAACAAGTACAGCAGGTCTGCAAGGACAAAACCGTATTGGGGTTGCTGCTGGTTTCCAAGGTTCAGAACAAGCTGTAGCAATCGGTTATCAACGCTTAGTGAATGAAAATGTTAGCTTAAGTGTTGGTGGTGCTTTCACTAAAGAAGAAGCTTCAGGCGGTGTAGGTATTGGTTTTGGTTGGTAA
- a CDS encoding glutathione S-transferase family protein, translated as MKLYYSPGACSLAAHILLNEINVDFDLVRVDLKTHTTEKGADYYEINPKGYVPALEINPGLILTENVAVLPFIAQHDAGQDLIPPSGLGRAKVLEWLGYLNSELHDEYAVFFDPKITEDEKVRGYATIDKMLKYIDDYLGESEFDYLVNDRFGPADAYLFVITNWSNVIHHDLTPFKNIVALRNLVAGRQSVQIAMRDEGLIP; from the coding sequence ATGAAGTTATATTACTCACCAGGTGCATGTTCATTAGCTGCCCATATTTTGCTTAATGAAATTAACGTAGATTTTGATTTAGTCCGTGTTGATTTAAAAACCCATACAACAGAAAAAGGGGCTGATTACTATGAAATTAACCCTAAAGGCTATGTACCCGCTTTAGAGATCAATCCAGGTTTGATTTTGACAGAAAACGTAGCAGTTCTTCCTTTTATTGCGCAACATGATGCAGGGCAGGATTTGATTCCACCATCAGGTTTAGGGCGTGCTAAAGTATTGGAATGGTTAGGTTATTTGAATTCTGAATTGCATGATGAATATGCTGTATTCTTTGACCCTAAAATTACTGAAGATGAAAAAGTACGTGGTTATGCGACCATTGATAAAATGTTGAAATATATTGATGATTATCTGGGTGAGTCTGAATTCGATTATTTAGTCAATGATCGTTTTGGTCCTGCGGATGCATATTTGTTCGTCATCACAAATTGGTCAAATGTAATTCATCATGATTTAACACCATTTAAAAATATTGTGGCGTTGCGTAATTTAGTTGCAGGTCGTCAATCGGTGCAAATTGCGATGCGTGACGAAGGTTTGATTCCTTAA
- a CDS encoding thiazole synthase, giving the protein MQDLSNSLNHQDSPLIIGSRTFQSRLLVGTGKYKDMQETDLAIQASGAEIVTVAIRRVNIGQNPDQPNLLSVIPPEKYTILPNTAGCFDANSAVRTCMLARELLDGHNLVKLEVLGDEKTLYPNITATLDAARTLIDDGFEVMVYTSDDPIVAQELESMGCVAIMPLGSLIGSGLGILNPHTISIIKENAKVPVLVDAGVGTASDAAIAMELGCDGVLMNTAIAAAQNPILMASAMKKAVEAGREAYLAGRMPRKRMANASSPETGYFFK; this is encoded by the coding sequence ATGCAAGACCTTTCCAATTCACTGAATCACCAAGACTCTCCTCTCATTATTGGTTCACGTACTTTTCAATCTCGTTTGTTGGTTGGAACGGGAAAGTACAAAGACATGCAAGAAACGGATTTAGCGATCCAAGCCAGTGGTGCTGAGATCGTGACCGTAGCGATTCGTCGTGTCAATATCGGGCAAAACCCTGATCAACCAAACTTGCTTTCTGTCATCCCACCTGAAAAATACACCATTCTTCCAAATACAGCAGGTTGTTTTGATGCCAATAGTGCTGTGCGTACGTGTATGCTCGCACGTGAACTTTTAGATGGTCATAACCTTGTAAAACTTGAAGTTTTGGGTGATGAAAAAACACTTTATCCGAATATCACTGCGACTTTAGATGCTGCACGCACATTGATTGATGATGGTTTTGAAGTCATGGTGTATACATCAGATGATCCAATTGTCGCACAAGAACTTGAAAGCATGGGTTGTGTTGCCATTATGCCTTTGGGGAGTTTGATTGGTTCTGGCTTAGGTATTTTAAATCCGCATACCATTTCGATCATTAAAGAAAATGCGAAAGTTCCTGTTTTAGTCGATGCAGGTGTCGGTACGGCTAGTGATGCTGCGATTGCAATGGAACTTGGCTGTGATGGTGTGTTGATGAACACGGCGATTGCTGCTGCGCAAAACCCTATTTTAATGGCATCTGCCATGAAAAAAGCAGTTGAAGCAGGTCGTGAAGCCTATCTTGCAGGTCGTATGCCTCGCAAACGTATGGCAAATGCAAGCTCGCCTGAAACAGGTTATTTCTTTAAGTAA
- the thiS gene encoding sulfur carrier protein ThiS translates to MQIFLNGEPQDTSCQNLLQLIQELSLEGKRFAVEMNEMIISKSKLEQTQLSDKDRIEIIHAVGGG, encoded by the coding sequence ATGCAAATTTTCTTAAATGGTGAGCCTCAAGATACCTCTTGCCAAAACCTATTACAGCTCATTCAGGAATTGTCTTTAGAAGGCAAACGCTTTGCAGTAGAAATGAATGAAATGATCATTTCCAAAAGTAAACTCGAGCAAACGCAACTTTCTGACAAAGATCGTATTGAAATTATCCATGCTGTCGGTGGCGGCTAA
- a CDS encoding DUF423 domain-containing protein has protein sequence MWIAISALNLAFAVALGAFGAHGLKARATEIQLSWWHTATDYFFYHALGLLAFGILSKVVPQLPIKLSFILIQIGIFFFCGSLYIMALGLPRFLGAITPIGGALMIAGWLVLAWNAFKYAK, from the coding sequence ATGTGGATTGCAATTTCAGCATTGAACTTAGCCTTTGCAGTAGCCTTAGGTGCTTTTGGTGCGCACGGTTTAAAAGCACGGGCAACCGAAATCCAACTTTCATGGTGGCATACTGCAACTGATTATTTCTTCTATCATGCACTTGGTCTATTGGCATTTGGAATACTCAGTAAAGTTGTTCCTCAGTTACCAATAAAACTTAGCTTTATTTTGATTCAGATTGGAATTTTCTTTTTCTGTGGTTCGCTTTATATCATGGCACTTGGCTTACCACGTTTCCTTGGTGCAATCACGCCAATTGGTGGTGCTTTGATGATCGCTGGTTGGCTCGTGCTTGCTTGGAATGCGTTTAAATACGCAAAATAA
- the rpoH gene encoding RNA polymerase sigma factor RpoH, translated as MSDSSNQLMPLSLSAPGVNLGAYISTVNQIPILTAEQEKELADRYFYDQDLDAAKMLVMSHLRFVVHIARSYAGYGLPQGDLIQEGNLGLMKAVKRFDPNMGVRLVSFAVHWIKAEIHEYVIRNWRIVKIATTKAQRKLFFNLRSLKKSSKKLTLEEAKSIANDLNVTPEQVLEMEGRLTAYDAAFEAQGDDDDEGSTHVAPALYLEDNRYDPARLIEEEDYEEQSTNALHSAMEQLDDRSRNILQRRWLDDDKSTLHELAAEYNVSAERIRQLEKNAMDKIKVAMSSN; from the coding sequence ATGAGTGACAGCAGCAATCAGTTGATGCCCCTGTCCTTGTCTGCACCTGGCGTTAACTTAGGTGCTTATATCAGCACTGTAAATCAAATTCCAATCTTGACAGCCGAGCAAGAAAAAGAGTTGGCTGATCGTTATTTCTATGATCAAGATTTAGATGCTGCAAAAATGTTGGTGATGTCTCACTTACGTTTTGTGGTACATATTGCCCGCAGTTATGCAGGTTATGGCTTGCCACAAGGTGACTTAATCCAAGAAGGCAATCTCGGATTAATGAAAGCAGTTAAACGTTTTGACCCCAATATGGGCGTGCGTTTAGTGTCTTTTGCCGTACATTGGATCAAAGCTGAGATTCATGAATATGTGATTCGCAACTGGCGTATTGTTAAAATTGCCACAACCAAAGCACAACGTAAACTGTTCTTTAATTTACGTAGTTTAAAAAAGTCGAGCAAAAAACTCACTTTAGAAGAAGCAAAATCGATTGCCAATGATTTGAATGTAACACCTGAACAAGTGTTGGAAATGGAAGGTCGTTTAACCGCTTATGATGCTGCTTTTGAAGCGCAAGGTGATGACGATGATGAAGGTTCAACCCATGTTGCGCCTGCATTATACCTTGAAGATAACCGCTACGACCCTGCACGTTTGATCGAAGAAGAAGATTACGAAGAACAAAGTACCAATGCCCTACATAGCGCAATGGAACAACTAGATGATCGTTCTCGTAATATTCTACAGCGTCGTTGGTTAGATGATGATAAGTCAACTTTGCATGAACTGGCTGCTGAATATAATGTTTCTGCTGAACGTATTCGTCAGTTAGAGAAAAATGCCATGGATAAAATAAAAGTGGCAATGTCATCAAATTAA
- a CDS encoding sulfurtransferase TusA family protein, protein MTELLANEIPVEIDSMGKPCPMPLLMLKKQLKKSNGKQLLLLKSSDPHSEIDITRYCEIHHISCQLTKVSVQEFHYLIES, encoded by the coding sequence ATGACTGAGCTTTTAGCGAATGAAATACCTGTAGAAATAGATAGTATGGGTAAACCCTGTCCGATGCCACTATTGATGTTGAAAAAGCAACTCAAGAAAAGCAATGGTAAACAGTTGTTACTTTTAAAATCCTCAGACCCACATAGTGAGATCGACATCACTCGATATTGTGAGATTCACCATATTTCATGTCAATTGACTAAAGTATCTGTGCAAGAATTCCATTACTTAATTGAATCTTAA